A single genomic interval of Flavobacterium sp. N2820 harbors:
- a CDS encoding thymidylate synthase codes for MKQYHDLVKHVIANGNQKGDRTGTGTISVFGYQMRFDLKEGFPMVTTKKLHLKSIVYELLWFLKGDTNIKYLQENGVKIWDEWADENGDLGPVYGHQWRNWNSEEIDQITELIETLKTNPNSRRMLVSAWNPSVLPDTSVSFAENVANGKAALPPCHAFFQFYVADGKLSCQLYQRSADIFLGVPFNIASYALFTMMIAQVCELEVGEFIHTFGDAHIYNNHIEQLELQLSRDCRPLPKMKLNPEIKNIFDFTFEDFTLEGYDPHPHIKGIVAV; via the coding sequence ATGAAACAATACCACGATTTAGTAAAACACGTAATAGCAAACGGCAACCAAAAAGGCGACCGTACTGGAACTGGAACTATAAGTGTTTTTGGCTACCAAATGCGTTTTGATTTGAAAGAAGGTTTTCCAATGGTAACCACAAAAAAATTACACTTAAAATCGATTGTTTACGAATTATTGTGGTTTTTAAAAGGTGATACCAATATTAAATACTTACAAGAAAACGGCGTTAAAATTTGGGACGAATGGGCTGATGAAAATGGCGATTTGGGTCCAGTTTACGGACACCAATGGCGCAATTGGAACAGCGAAGAAATTGACCAAATTACCGAATTAATCGAAACCCTAAAAACCAACCCAAACAGCAGAAGAATGTTGGTTTCGGCTTGGAATCCTAGTGTTTTACCTGACACTTCTGTTTCGTTTGCAGAAAATGTAGCAAATGGAAAAGCAGCTTTACCGCCATGTCACGCATTTTTTCAGTTTTATGTTGCGGATGGAAAATTAAGTTGTCAATTGTATCAACGAAGCGCTGATATTTTTTTAGGTGTTCCATTTAATATTGCCTCTTATGCTTTATTTACAATGATGATTGCACAAGTGTGTGAATTAGAAGTTGGCGAATTTATCCACACATTTGGCGATGCACATATTTATAATAATCACATTGAACAATTAGAATTACAATTATCTCGTGATTGTCGTCCACTACCAAAAATGAAACTAAACCCAGAAATTAAAAATATTTTCGATTTCACATTTGAGGATTTTACATTAGAAGGGTATGATCCGCATCCACACATCAAAGGAATTGTTGCGGTTTAA
- a CDS encoding energy transducer TonB, whose protein sequence is MKKIIYLFLIIPFWATSQTDEKKEYETVKVADENKNDNDPKEGVLFWNVLDSPPLFPGCEIVEEGKMFDCYHIKMMEHIKRNLRYPEEAINKNIQGRVIVSYIIDVDGKIVNVSAKGADLNLQNEAIRIISILPKMKPGIQNGIPVRVKHVTPITFRLH, encoded by the coding sequence ATGAAGAAAATAATTTACCTTTTTTTAATAATCCCATTTTGGGCTACATCCCAAACCGATGAGAAAAAAGAATACGAAACTGTTAAAGTAGCAGATGAAAATAAGAATGATAATGATCCCAAAGAAGGTGTTTTATTTTGGAATGTTTTAGATAGTCCACCTCTATTTCCAGGTTGTGAAATAGTTGAAGAGGGGAAAATGTTCGACTGTTATCATATCAAAATGATGGAACACATAAAAAGAAACTTAAGATACCCTGAAGAAGCAATAAACAAAAATATTCAAGGAAGAGTAATTGTTTCTTATATAATAGATGTTGATGGAAAAATAGTAAATGTTAGTGCTAAAGGGGCTGATTTAAATTTACAAAATGAAGCAATTAGAATTATAAGTATTTTGCCAAAAATGAAACCTGGAATTCAAAATGGCATTCCAGTTAGAGTCAAGCATGTTACCCCAATAACTTTTAGACTTCATTAA
- a CDS encoding energy transducer TonB produces MKHIISFLLIILSLNSRAYSQEYNELFSDMDSVAKTEISNHVYRIIKMLNYEYNQINDSLLVEERVVLTTLKIDSENKLSIFKINDINTDISESLNQWFKKAPPLPLEDLKKGAEIIFITTKFDLKKRDYEGLKFDEIIAFQKDENNNKKINELDIYPSYGKKPQKFTTKEKSYENMDKTIRGFIIKNFKYPDYALDRNIQGKTETNFIINTNGEIRTIVSYLSHPVLQNEAVSIIENFPKFNPGIKDGKPVATNYQVPITFRLR; encoded by the coding sequence ATGAAGCACATTATATCTTTTCTGCTGATTATATTAAGTTTAAATTCTAGAGCCTATTCTCAAGAATACAATGAACTTTTTTCTGACATGGATAGTGTTGCCAAAACTGAGATTAGCAATCACGTGTACAGAATAATTAAAATGTTAAATTATGAATACAATCAAATTAACGACTCCTTATTAGTTGAAGAAAGAGTTGTATTAACTACTTTAAAAATTGATAGTGAAAATAAACTAAGTATTTTTAAAATAAACGACATAAATACAGACATTTCAGAATCTTTAAATCAGTGGTTTAAAAAAGCGCCTCCATTACCTTTAGAAGATTTAAAAAAAGGAGCTGAAATCATTTTCATTACCACAAAATTTGATTTAAAAAAAAGAGACTATGAAGGATTAAAATTTGATGAAATTATTGCATTTCAAAAAGATGAAAATAATAACAAAAAAATAAATGAATTAGACATTTATCCTTCATATGGTAAAAAACCTCAAAAATTTACAACCAAAGAGAAATCCTATGAAAACATGGATAAAACCATCAGAGGTTTTATAATAAAAAATTTCAAATACCCTGATTATGCTTTAGATAGAAATATTCAAGGAAAAACAGAAACTAATTTCATCATTAACACCAATGGAGAAATACGAACTATAGTTAGTTACCTTTCGCATCCTGTACTTCAAAACGAGGCGGTTTCAATTATTGAAAATTTTCCTAAATTTAATCCTGGCATTAAAGACGGAAAACCCGTTGCAACAAATTACCAAGTTCCAATAACCTTTAGACTACGTTAA
- a CDS encoding energy transducer TonB yields the protein MKKKCFSLIVFILTNTVWAQDTTVVSNDTKDETVSIAIVEDIPVFPGCEEIEKKESINCFQNKLSEHIAKNFKYPPKATLQKIEGKVIVQFTINYEGKVTNIKTRIGDPILQTEALRIIKLLPLMKPALYKGKPIGVNYVVPINFKLK from the coding sequence ATGAAAAAAAAATGCTTCTCACTTATAGTATTCATACTAACAAATACTGTTTGGGCACAAGACACTACTGTAGTTTCAAATGACACAAAGGATGAAACAGTTTCTATTGCAATTGTAGAAGATATTCCAGTATTCCCAGGATGTGAAGAAATTGAAAAAAAAGAAAGTATAAATTGTTTTCAAAATAAACTATCAGAACATATTGCTAAAAACTTTAAGTATCCTCCAAAAGCTACTTTACAAAAAATCGAAGGAAAGGTCATAGTACAATTCACAATAAATTATGAAGGAAAAGTAACAAATATTAAAACTCGGATTGGAGATCCTATCTTGCAAACCGAAGCTTTAAGAATAATAAAACTTTTACCACTGATGAAACCTGCATTATATAAAGGAAAACCTATAGGAGTAAATTATGTTGTACCTATCAATTTCAAACTAAAATAA
- a CDS encoding dihydrofolate reductase: protein MLTIIAAASENNALGKDNQLVWHLPDDFKRFKSLTSGHFIVMGRKTFESFPKPLPNRTHIIITRQKDYNAPEGCLVATSLSKAIALCPKDEEVFIIGGGEIYKQSIDLADKIDLTRVHTKVEADTFFPEIDLEKWQLVFEEFHTKDEKHNYDYTFLTYVKR from the coding sequence ATGCTCACCATAATCGCAGCCGCTTCAGAAAACAACGCTTTAGGAAAAGACAACCAATTGGTTTGGCATTTACCAGATGATTTTAAACGATTTAAAAGTTTGACTTCTGGCCATTTTATTGTGATGGGAAGAAAAACTTTTGAAAGTTTTCCAAAACCATTACCAAATCGCACACACATTATCATCACTCGTCAAAAAGACTATAATGCTCCCGAGGGCTGCTTAGTTGCTACAAGTCTCTCAAAAGCCATTGCTTTATGTCCAAAAGACGAAGAAGTTTTTATTATAGGTGGTGGTGAAATCTACAAACAATCTATCGATTTAGCTGATAAAATAGATTTAACAAGAGTGCACACAAAAGTTGAAGCAGATACTTTTTTCCCAGAAATTGATTTAGAAAAATGGCAACTTGTTTTTGAAGAGTTTCATACAAAAGACGAAAAACATAATTATGACTATACTTTTTTAACTTATGTTAAAAGGTAA
- the ubiE gene encoding bifunctional demethylmenaquinone methyltransferase/2-methoxy-6-polyprenyl-1,4-benzoquinol methylase UbiE produces MSKNIKPYKDSDLGKKEQVAQMFDNISSNYDGLNKVISFGTDAKWKKKILKMVSEKQPKSILDIATGTGDLAILFATTSATEIIGLDISQGMLDIGKKKIEDQKLASKIQMVLGDGENIPYPDNYFDVITVAYGVRNFENLEKGLFEILRTLKPDGQFIILETSVPTKFPFKQGYAFHSKVILPLIGKLFSKDQSAYKYLSDSANEFPFGEALNNILRKIGFIEVNHLPQTFGVATIYHASKK; encoded by the coding sequence ATGTCCAAAAATATAAAACCATACAAAGATTCAGACTTAGGCAAAAAAGAACAAGTTGCCCAAATGTTTGATAACATTTCGAGTAATTATGACGGTCTTAATAAAGTAATCTCTTTTGGTACCGATGCAAAATGGAAAAAGAAAATCTTAAAAATGGTTTCGGAAAAACAACCTAAATCCATTTTAGATATCGCAACGGGCACAGGTGATTTAGCTATTTTATTTGCAACTACTTCTGCAACAGAAATTATTGGTCTAGATATTTCACAAGGCATGTTAGATATCGGAAAGAAAAAAATTGAAGATCAAAAATTAGCCTCAAAAATTCAAATGGTTTTAGGCGACGGTGAAAACATTCCATATCCTGATAATTATTTTGATGTAATTACAGTTGCTTATGGCGTTCGTAATTTTGAAAATCTTGAAAAAGGCCTGTTCGAAATATTAAGAACACTTAAACCAGACGGACAATTTATTATTTTAGAAACTTCTGTTCCAACAAAATTTCCTTTTAAGCAAGGTTATGCTTTTCATTCAAAAGTAATTCTTCCTTTAATAGGAAAACTGTTTTCAAAAGATCAATCCGCATATAAATATTTATCTGATTCAGCAAATGAATTTCCTTTTGGAGAAGCATTGAACAATATTTTGAGAAAAATTGGGTTTATAGAAGTAAATCATTTGCCACAAACTTTTGGAGTGGCAACTATTTATCACGCATCTAAAAAATAA
- a CDS encoding porin family protein, which translates to MKKLFALLLFTQIVFAQGGMFGKDPIINQENWNKQRVHWGYFLGFNNLDFKFDYLSVTDDIQVGTTTGFNVGLIGNLRLTEYFDLRFEPGLYITQRNLTYPNILDSGDRLREVKSTYIFFPLLLKYSALRTGNVRPFLVGGLSTALNLGSNSEAPDDNYNDRFRTTKWTNFYEVGFGIDIYTEYFIFSPSIRGVFGIDDELIRDNTPGSPWTGDIQAMKTRGFFINFAFH; encoded by the coding sequence ATGAAAAAATTATTTGCTCTCTTACTTTTTACCCAAATCGTATTTGCTCAAGGTGGCATGTTTGGCAAAGACCCAATTATCAATCAAGAAAATTGGAATAAACAGCGCGTTCATTGGGGATATTTTCTTGGATTTAATAATTTAGATTTTAAATTTGATTACCTATCTGTAACCGATGATATACAAGTGGGAACCACAACAGGATTTAATGTGGGATTAATTGGTAATTTGAGACTTACTGAATATTTTGATTTACGATTTGAGCCAGGATTATATATTACACAACGAAATTTAACCTATCCAAACATTCTAGATTCGGGTGATCGCTTAAGAGAAGTTAAATCAACCTACATTTTTTTCCCATTGTTATTAAAATATTCTGCTTTACGAACTGGAAATGTTAGACCTTTTTTAGTAGGTGGTCTTTCTACAGCATTAAATTTAGGCAGTAATTCTGAAGCGCCAGATGACAATTACAACGACCGTTTTAGAACTACCAAATGGACAAATTTTTATGAAGTAGGCTTTGGAATCGACATTTATACCGAATATTTTATATTTTCTCCCTCTATCCGTGGGGTTTTTGGTATAGATGATGAATTAATTCGCGATAACACTCCTGGAAGTCCATGGACCGGTGACATACAAGCCATGAAAACCAGAGGATTCTTCATTAATTTTGCGTTTCATTAA
- a CDS encoding TrmH family RNA methyltransferase, whose protein sequence is MVSKNQIKLITSLQQKKYRKQEQLFFVEGVKGVQELLDSNFELHELFTTKSDFMAIDTSKVHTITESELRKISVLTTPNSCLAVFRIPKAISYEQKGLIIALDDVRDPGNLGTIIRLCDWFGVKTLFCSEESVDVYNPKVVQATMGSISRVNVVYGNLEQFLTDAKLPIFGTFMDGASIYKEKLPTEGIIVMGNEANGISKPIENLVSKRIAIPRFGDLQATESLNVATATAIILSEFKR, encoded by the coding sequence ATGGTTAGTAAAAACCAAATTAAACTAATAACGAGTTTACAGCAAAAAAAATATAGAAAACAAGAGCAACTTTTTTTTGTTGAAGGTGTAAAAGGTGTTCAAGAATTGCTCGATTCTAATTTTGAATTGCATGAATTATTTACCACAAAATCTGATTTCATGGCAATTGATACAAGCAAAGTTCATACCATTACGGAATCCGAATTGAGAAAAATAAGTGTTTTAACCACACCCAATTCTTGTTTAGCAGTTTTTAGAATTCCAAAAGCTATTTCATATGAACAAAAAGGATTAATTATTGCATTAGACGATGTGCGTGATCCAGGAAATTTAGGAACAATTATCCGTTTGTGTGATTGGTTTGGAGTTAAAACTTTATTTTGTTCTGAAGAATCGGTTGATGTATATAATCCAAAAGTTGTACAAGCGACTATGGGTTCAATAAGTAGGGTAAATGTAGTGTATGGAAATTTAGAGCAATTTTTAACCGATGCGAAGTTGCCTATTTTTGGCACTTTTATGGATGGAGCAAGTATTTACAAAGAAAAACTACCTACAGAAGGAATTATTGTCATGGGCAACGAAGCTAATGGAATTTCGAAACCTATTGAGAATTTAGTTTCAAAACGCATTGCCATACCAAGATTTGGCGATTTGCAAGCCACCGAAAGTTTAAATGTAGCTACAGCAACAGCAATAATTTTGAGCGAGTTTAAGCGGTGA